One Schistocerca nitens isolate TAMUIC-IGC-003100 chromosome 1, iqSchNite1.1, whole genome shotgun sequence DNA segment encodes these proteins:
- the LOC126245215 gene encoding uncharacterized protein LOC126245215, translating into MRIPVVPLLVLAALVALATCRPAEDSSVHDAVHSLLRKKRTVCKICISGEGGGGGGFPSGGGGGGGFPSGGGGFGGGGGGRGGGGFGGGGHGGGGFPGGGGGGGFPGGGGGGFHGGGGGGFPGGGGGGNYIGGGGGGFPSGGGGFGGGGGKYPGGGGGGFPGGGGGGGGFPGGGGGGGGFPGGGGSGGGGRGCSSCGGNSGSYSSSSSQSSSSSFSGGHG; encoded by the exons ATGCGAATCCCGGTGGTGCCTCTGCTGGTGCTGGCGGCGCTGGTGGCTTTGGCCACCTGCCGACCCG CGGAAGACAGCTCGGTGCACGATGCCGTCCATTCGCTCCTCCGAAAGAAGAGGACAGTCTGCAAAATTTGCATCTCCGGAGAAGGCGGGGGAGGCGGTGGATTCCCTAGcggaggcggcggaggaggaggcttCCCCAGCGGCGGAGGCGgcttcggcggcggcggcggcggtcgtgGAGGGGGAGGATTTGGAGGTGGCGGACACGGTGGAGGCGGCTTTCCTGGAGGCGGTGGAGGTGGTGGATTCCCAGGAGGTGGCGGTGGTGGATTtcacggcggcggcggaggcggattTCCcggaggtggcggcggcggcaattACATCGGAGGCGGTGGGGGCGGTTTCCCCAGCGGTGGTGGCGGGTTTGGTGGTGGAGGTGGAAAGTACCCTGGAGGCGGAGGCGGTGGATTTcccggtggtggtggcggcggcggcggcttccctggcggtggcggcggcggcggcggcttcccCGGCGGGGGTGGCAGCGGCGGCGGAGGTCGTGGCTGTTCCAGCTGCGGCGGCAATTCGGGGTCGTACAGCTCCTCCTCCAGCCAATCTTCCAGTTCCAGTTTCAGCGGAGG GCATGGCTAA